The following proteins come from a genomic window of Micavibrio aeruginosavorus EPB:
- the purB gene encoding adenylosuccinate lyase, with amino-acid sequence MIPRYTRPAMAAIWDQDNRFRIMMEIEILAAEKMANLGTIPADVPAALRERAKFDVARIAEIEKETKHDVIAFLTNIAEHVGDEARFMHQGMTSSDVLDTALSVQMTQSADLLIAGLDAVLAALKKRSIEHKDTLCVGRSHGIHAEPTTFGIRLAGHYTAFARAKDRLIAARNDVATCAISGAVGTFATVDPAVEEYVADKLGLRPEPVSTQIIPRDRHAMFLATLGVIASSIENIATEIRHLQRTEVREVEEFFSTGQKGSSAMPHKRNPVLSENLTGLARVVRASVVPAMENVTLWHERDISHSSVERIVLPDACMALDFALHRLGGLVENLLIYPDRMMDNLNRLGGLVFSQRVLLAMTQKGISREDSYRDVQSCAMKVWASNGTLTLRAALEETPDVALHFTAEELDALFDFAPYIARRDAIFARVFPKA; translated from the coding sequence ATGATACCACGCTACACCCGCCCCGCCATGGCCGCCATTTGGGACCAGGACAATCGGTTCCGCATCATGATGGAAATTGAAATTCTGGCCGCGGAAAAGATGGCCAATCTGGGTACCATTCCGGCTGATGTTCCGGCCGCCTTGCGCGAACGGGCAAAGTTCGACGTGGCGCGTATTGCCGAAATTGAAAAAGAAACCAAACACGACGTTATCGCGTTCCTGACCAACATCGCCGAACATGTTGGTGATGAAGCCCGGTTCATGCACCAGGGCATGACATCATCCGATGTTCTGGACACGGCCTTGTCGGTGCAGATGACACAATCGGCGGACCTGCTGATTGCCGGGTTGGATGCCGTGCTGGCGGCCCTGAAAAAACGCAGCATCGAACACAAAGACACGCTGTGCGTCGGGCGCAGCCACGGCATTCATGCCGAACCGACCACGTTCGGCATTCGTCTGGCCGGGCATTACACCGCCTTTGCCCGCGCAAAGGACCGATTGATCGCGGCCCGCAATGATGTTGCCACCTGTGCCATTTCCGGCGCGGTCGGCACGTTTGCCACTGTGGATCCGGCGGTGGAGGAATACGTCGCCGACAAGCTGGGCCTGCGCCCCGAACCGGTATCGACGCAAATCATTCCGCGCGACCGCCATGCCATGTTCCTGGCCACGCTGGGCGTGATTGCATCATCCATCGAAAATATCGCCACGGAAATTCGCCACCTGCAACGCACCGAAGTGCGCGAGGTTGAGGAATTTTTCTCCACCGGGCAAAAAGGCTCCTCCGCCATGCCGCACAAACGCAACCCGGTTTTGTCCGAAAACCTGACCGGGCTGGCCCGCGTCGTGCGGGCATCCGTTGTGCCCGCGATGGAAAATGTCACGTTGTGGCATGAACGCGACATCTCGCACTCATCTGTCGAACGGATCGTATTGCCCGATGCGTGCATGGCATTGGATTTCGCCCTGCACCGCTTGGGCGGGCTGGTTGAAAACCTGCTGATCTATCCGGACCGGATGATGGACAATTTGAACCGCTTGGGCGGTCTTGTCTTCTCGCAACGCGTGTTGCTGGCGATGACACAAAAAGGGATCAGCCGCGAAGATTCCTACCGTGATGTACAATCCTGCGCCATGAAGGTCTGGGCCAGCAACGGCACGCTGACCTTGCGCGCCGCCCTGGAAGAAACGCCAGACGTAGCCCTGCATTTCACCGCCGAGGAACTGGACGCCTTGTTCGACTTCGCGCCCTATATCGCGCGGCGGGATGCCATCTTCGCCCGCGTTTTCCCAAAGGCCTGA
- a CDS encoding peptidylprolyl isomerase: MTVASTAGAMAQDAENTLYLDLKDGRVTIKMFPTDAPKHVERIKKLTREGFYDGIVFHRVIDGFMAQTGDPTGTGTGGSDEPDLPAEFNSRSFNRGAIGMARTNDPNSANSQFFICFDDCTFLNGQYTVWGQVTSGMEFVDKIKRGEPPSNPDKIVKMQVAADVDASADKPAASGTAAE, from the coding sequence ATGACCGTAGCATCCACCGCCGGCGCCATGGCGCAGGACGCAGAAAACACGCTGTATCTCGACCTGAAAGATGGCCGCGTGACCATTAAAATGTTCCCCACTGACGCGCCGAAACATGTTGAGCGCATCAAGAAACTGACCCGCGAAGGGTTTTATGACGGGATCGTCTTCCACCGCGTGATCGACGGTTTCATGGCCCAGACGGGCGACCCGACCGGTACCGGCACGGGTGGTTCGGATGAACCGGATCTGCCGGCCGAATTCAACAGCCGCAGCTTCAACCGTGGTGCGATCGGCATGGCCCGCACCAACGACCCGAACAGCGCAAACTCCCAATTCTTCATCTGCTTTGATGATTGCACGTTCCTGAACGGTCAATACACCGTTTGGGGCCAGGTCACCAGCGGCATGGAATTCGTGGACAAAATTAAACGCGGCGAACCGCCGTCAAACCCGGACAAAATTGTAAAGATGCAGGTCGCGGCGGATGTGGACGCCTCTGCCGATAAACCTGCTGCCTCTGGTACCGCGGCTGAATAA
- a CDS encoding alpha-glucosidase — MAAQNNWWRGAVIYQIYPRSYKDSNGDGIGDLPGIIEKLDYVASLGVDAIWLSPFFKSPMKDYGYDVSDYCDVDPMFGTLDDCDRLIKRAHELGIKIILDLVASHTSNQHPWFLESREDRTNDKSDWYVWADPKPDGSPPNNWQAFFGGPSWSYNVRRGQYYMHNFLHEQPDLNMHNPAVQDAILAQFKFWLDSGVDGFRLDVANCYMHDPELRDNPPVADPKPQFFNVDFPTPFTMQDHIYDFSRPENIAFVKRIRALLDQYDNRMSVAEIAFNKDGLGAGADYTRGNDRFHTAYNFSLISGDRASASYIRNALEAYEASDGGWPSWAFSNHDVVRVATRWGNEKNSGNPAFIKMLIALLTSLRGTVFLYQGEELGLPEATVPFEKLKDPWGIYLYPKWQGRDGCRTPIPWTDDAQAGFTAAADTWLPIADEQKPLNVAAQEKDPASPLHFTRTFLRWRKNHPALVTGTIAFHDTHRDDVLAFTRTDGDRSVLCLFNMGGDTVDLKISGQDITLRAFEAQFSVDGSVAFSSKP; from the coding sequence ATGGCGGCACAAAATAACTGGTGGCGCGGTGCGGTGATTTATCAAATTTACCCACGTTCTTATAAAGACAGCAACGGCGATGGGATTGGCGATCTGCCCGGCATTATTGAGAAGCTGGATTACGTTGCGTCACTGGGCGTTGATGCCATCTGGCTATCCCCCTTCTTTAAATCCCCGATGAAGGATTACGGATACGACGTATCCGATTACTGCGATGTTGATCCGATGTTCGGTACGCTGGATGATTGCGACCGATTGATCAAACGTGCCCACGAACTGGGCATAAAAATTATTCTGGACCTGGTGGCCAGTCACACATCCAACCAGCACCCCTGGTTTTTGGAAAGCCGCGAAGATCGCACCAATGACAAATCCGACTGGTATGTCTGGGCCGACCCGAAGCCGGATGGGTCGCCACCAAACAATTGGCAAGCGTTCTTCGGTGGCCCGTCATGGTCGTACAATGTGCGCCGCGGCCAATATTACATGCACAATTTCCTGCACGAACAACCGGATTTAAATATGCACAATCCGGCCGTTCAGGACGCGATTTTGGCGCAGTTTAAATTCTGGCTGGATAGCGGCGTGGATGGGTTCCGTCTGGATGTCGCCAATTGTTATATGCATGATCCGGAATTGCGCGATAACCCGCCCGTTGCCGACCCAAAACCGCAATTCTTCAACGTCGATTTCCCGACACCGTTTACGATGCAGGATCATATTTATGATTTTTCGCGCCCGGAAAACATCGCCTTTGTTAAACGCATCCGCGCTTTGCTCGACCAATACGACAACCGCATGAGCGTCGCCGAAATTGCGTTCAACAAAGATGGTTTGGGTGCCGGGGCCGATTACACGCGCGGCAATGACCGTTTCCATACAGCGTATAATTTCTCGCTGATCAGTGGCGATCGCGCCAGCGCATCCTATATCCGCAACGCACTCGAGGCGTATGAAGCCAGCGATGGCGGATGGCCATCATGGGCGTTTTCAAATCACGACGTGGTGCGTGTTGCCACACGTTGGGGAAATGAAAAAAATTCTGGCAATCCGGCCTTCATCAAAATGCTGATCGCCCTGCTCACCAGCTTGCGCGGCACTGTATTTTTGTATCAAGGCGAAGAATTGGGCTTGCCGGAAGCGACGGTGCCTTTTGAAAAATTGAAAGATCCGTGGGGTATTTATTTGTACCCGAAATGGCAGGGCCGCGACGGGTGCCGCACCCCCATCCCCTGGACGGATGACGCACAGGCCGGGTTTACCGCGGCGGCCGACACATGGTTACCCATCGCCGATGAACAAAAACCGTTAAACGTCGCGGCGCAGGAGAAAGACCCGGCATCCCCCCTGCACTTCACGCGCACATTCCTGCGCTGGCGGAAAAATCATCCGGCGCTGGTGACCGGAACAATTGCGTTTCACGATACCCATCGTGATGATGTTCTGGCCTTTACGCGGACGGATGGTGACCGCAGCGTCCTCTGCCTGTTCAACATGGGTGGGGACACCGTTGACCTGAAGATCAGCGGACAGGACATCACATTGCGCGCATTTGAAGCTCAGTTTTCCGTCGACGGATCGGTCGCATTTTCATCCAAGCCCTGA
- a CDS encoding Glu/Leu/Phe/Val family dehydrogenase, with protein sequence MTLTINTMTDTLKDHPAFDGHETVIMAEDTDIGFKAFIAVHNTSRGQALGGCRYWSRYRNDDEAITDVLRLSRGMTYKNAVADLPLGGGKSVIIGTPGTRHPTAEMMQAVAKAVNAIYGQYVTAEDVGMSVDHMLIARGVTRHVAGLPIEIAGGHAMPDGLNPADYPHADPSPYTAYGTFQSVRAAVKHKMGRDDLTGLTVSVKGYGNVARTLCKYLADAGAVVTVSEIDDGRIAQAKEDGFAVLDKGVDIMAHKADIYAPCALGGDITPDSIDVLVSAGVKIVAGCANNQLAVIDRDSKLLTGKGILYAPDYVANAGGVIAVGMQHVWSDVPNAATFPTHDKTMMRVGNIYKTLLEIFARAETEGKTTAQVADEIARERFSVGKAGKVEVMAAAA encoded by the coding sequence ATGACTCTGACCATCAATACGATGACCGACACGCTGAAAGATCACCCGGCCTTTGACGGCCACGAAACCGTGATCATGGCCGAGGATACCGATATCGGGTTCAAGGCGTTTATCGCCGTTCACAATACATCGCGCGGTCAAGCGCTGGGCGGTTGCCGTTACTGGTCCCGCTACCGCAATGACGACGAAGCGATCACCGATGTGCTGCGCCTGTCCCGCGGCATGACCTATAAGAACGCTGTGGCCGATCTGCCGCTGGGCGGTGGTAAAAGCGTGATTATCGGCACCCCCGGTACACGCCATCCGACCGCAGAAATGATGCAGGCGGTTGCCAAAGCCGTGAACGCCATTTACGGCCAATACGTCACCGCCGAAGATGTGGGCATGAGCGTTGATCACATGCTGATCGCACGCGGTGTGACCCGTCACGTTGCGGGTCTGCCGATTGAAATTGCCGGCGGACACGCCATGCCGGACGGGTTGAACCCGGCCGATTACCCGCATGCCGATCCGTCCCCGTACACGGCCTATGGCACGTTCCAAAGCGTCCGCGCCGCCGTGAAACACAAAATGGGCCGCGATGATCTGACCGGCCTGACCGTGTCGGTGAAGGGCTATGGCAACGTGGCCCGCACGCTGTGTAAATATCTGGCCGATGCCGGTGCGGTTGTAACCGTATCCGAAATCGACGATGGCCGTATTGCCCAGGCGAAAGAAGACGGCTTCGCCGTTCTGGACAAGGGCGTGGACATCATGGCGCACAAGGCTGACATCTATGCCCCGTGCGCGCTGGGTGGTGACATCACCCCGGACAGCATCGATGTGCTGGTGTCCGCTGGCGTGAAAATTGTGGCTGGTTGCGCCAACAACCAATTGGCCGTGATTGATCGCGACTCCAAATTGCTGACGGGCAAGGGTATCCTGTACGCCCCGGATTATGTGGCGAATGCCGGCGGCGTGATTGCCGTGGGCATGCAACATGTCTGGAGCGACGTCCCGAACGCCGCTACATTCCCGACCCATGACAAAACCATGATGCGGGTTGGCAATATCTATAAAACCCTGCTGGAAATCTTTGCCCGCGCCGAAACCGAGGGCAAAACCACGGCACAAGTGGCCGACGAAATCGCCCGCGAGCGTTTCTCGGTTGGCAAGGCCGGCAAGGTTGAGGTGATGGCCGCGGCGGCCTAA
- a CDS encoding nicotianamine synthase family protein, with translation MAQNTALSLPVSHHDLLLSHFRAAHDVLLNEQDLSPRNPKINSCLSAFVAAVLDCHCHDICDLLAMPEVMAKRDTLLPKLAQAEYEMEKFFALDFAAQDVLTDTDLDHFIYRDNYVELVAEEIDAARAANVLPHDRPVVFVGAGPLPFSAIDMHKQTGLKMICIDSDADAVALSRKMIAALGLQDAIEIVQSSGEDFDYSGAGLVMVAALVSAKDNVLARVRDTAPGVGLAVRSAEGVRTLLYEQADERALDRAGYDYAGKSRITDTIINTTLFFQPRPV, from the coding sequence ATGGCACAGAATACGGCGCTTTCTCTTCCGGTTTCGCATCACGATCTGTTGCTGTCGCATTTCCGTGCGGCGCATGATGTGTTGTTGAACGAACAAGACCTGTCCCCCCGCAACCCGAAAATCAATTCCTGCCTGTCGGCTTTTGTCGCGGCGGTTCTGGATTGTCATTGCCACGATATTTGTGACCTGCTGGCCATGCCGGAAGTGATGGCGAAACGCGATACACTTCTGCCGAAACTGGCGCAGGCGGAATATGAGATGGAAAAATTCTTCGCGCTGGATTTCGCCGCGCAGGATGTTCTGACCGACACGGATCTGGATCATTTTATCTATCGCGACAATTACGTTGAACTGGTTGCCGAAGAAATTGACGCCGCGCGTGCGGCCAATGTTCTGCCGCATGATCGCCCGGTTGTTTTCGTCGGCGCGGGACCGTTGCCGTTCAGCGCGATTGATATGCACAAACAAACCGGTTTGAAAATGATCTGTATCGATTCCGATGCGGATGCTGTCGCGCTTTCACGCAAGATGATCGCCGCGCTGGGCCTGCAAGATGCGATTGAAATTGTGCAGTCCTCCGGCGAGGATTTTGATTACAGCGGTGCTGGTTTGGTGATGGTTGCGGCATTGGTCAGCGCGAAGGATAACGTTCTGGCCCGCGTGCGTGATACGGCACCGGGCGTTGGTCTGGCCGTGCGTTCGGCAGAGGGTGTGCGCACCTTGTTGTATGAACAGGCCGATGAACGTGCGCTGGACCGGGCCGGATATGATTACGCCGGGAAAAGCCGCATCACCGATACGATCATCAACACGACATTGTTTTTCCAACCGCGCCCCGTGTGA